A segment of the Bactrocera neohumeralis isolate Rockhampton chromosome 3, APGP_CSIRO_Bneo_wtdbg2-racon-allhic-juicebox.fasta_v2, whole genome shotgun sequence genome:
TTGTACCTGTTTTCTATTATAAAAAACCCATAATTGAACCCCGTTACTAAAAATCATTTCAACCGTTTGAGTTGGACATATTTTTCGTACAAttccaattgaaaattttatagcgGTATAAAGTTGAAATTTACTGATATGAAGGCTACTAAAGAGAAATATTTTGAGTACCGCTTTGAAATGTttacttaatatatttatgtttataccatatgtatataagagcaGACTACTCACAAAAATACCAACTTAACTTTAGTTATGGAAACTAAATTCTTCGCTTTACTTTtcagtaaataattatttaaataaatacaaatatgttattaaatttatttttcggttattttttttcaagagcCTTAACCGGACCTTCACCATTGACCATGTAGGCAATACATTTTTAATGGACGGCTTGCCATTCCGATATGTCTCAGGCTCGTTTCATTATTTCCGCGCTTTGCCTCAAGTATGGGCCGAACGTTTGAAGACAATGCATGCAGCCGGCTTAAACGCCATCGATACGTGAGTATAATAGTTTATATGGTTGTCTTTCCATTTGCTATGAGCAATAACGCAAGATttgtcaatattttatataataaggacctaaattaagaaaatttaatccGAAATAAATACCTTATCAGAAAAAATCGATGCTTTACCGCAGTTAAGTTAAGAAATACTTCACATGCATGAACATATACAGTTCTAAACCTCTTCcacgtttaaaaaatataacaaactgGAAGTATGGTCTGGTGAATGAACAGAAAATTCATGTCGTTCGCCGTCGCAGTTGGTCCTAAGCCACAATTTCCTTTCCAAATATTTGATTAGAGAGCATTGAATAAAATTTCTTCACTATATagacgtacatatacatacttaaacgGTTTAAAGGAGCTAATTATGTTCAGTCTAGATCACTTAAAGTGACAGGAAGGCTAGCAGTCGCGGGGAAGCACTTCGTAGACGGGACTTCTTAAACCTTTGTCCCGAGGCTACATATATGCGcccattaaattaaatttcattgataatttttactatatattatacataaatacaatacatactaaagtatgtatatattcataaatttagcTACATTGAGTGGTCTTTGCATAACCCGCACGACGGCGTCTACAACTGGGATGGTATTGCTGATATTGAAGGCTTCTTGGAATTGGCACAAAAGGAAGGTTTATATGTAGTGCTACGACCGGGTCCATACATTTGCGCGGAGCGTGACAATGTAATATAAGCTTTAAGTAAGACTTAAAcattaaaaactaaacaaaagttTGCATTTTCTACAGGGCGGATTGCCACATTGGCTTTTCACCAAGTATCCCGAAATTAAAGTGCGCACCACTGATCCTTACTATCAATTGGAGGTAAGCAAATGGTATGCAAAATTAATGCCGCGCCTACAACGGTTTCTCTACGGCAATGGTGGTCCCATTATAACGGTGCAAGTGGAAAACGAATATGGAGCCTTTTATGCCTGCGATGCAAAACATCTGCTTTGGCTTCGCGATGAAACCGAAAAATATGTTCAAGGAAATGCAGTACTTTTCACAACGGATCAACCTAATAATGGTTTGGAATGTGGCAAAATTGAAGGCGTACATGCGACAGTTGATTTTGGAATAGGTAATTAAAGTTTATTCTTAATTGGTATTAATATTTATCACTACCATTGTGGTTATTAATGAACACAGGTACCAACTTCGATGAACACTGGCGTGCAATGCGCAGGGTCCAACCAACCGGACCGTTAGTAAATTCTGAGTTCTATCCCGGTTGGTTAACCCATTGGGGAGAGGAGAATCAAAGACGTGATGGGATGGAAGTTGCAGATTCCCTGAGGTAAGACAAAACACAGATACATAAGCCGAAATATTTCGGGACACCctttattaatttgaattattcGCAAGAGGCAGTAGGAAAACAACCCAAAACGcgttcaatattttaaaaaaagaaatattgcatAATGAAAGAAGTATTATAAGGAAGGAGTGTATCGacatttttcgatttatttgtgtttatctTATTGCATATATCTATCTTCTGATCGTTCTTGATATCAACAATAAACTGACCTTTCGTTTCCATTGCCTGCAGACGAATACTCGAAGCTGGCGCCAGTGTAAACTTTTACATGTTCTTTGGAGGCACCAACTTTGGTTTCACCGCTGGCGCTAACAATTATGGAGACTATGTAGCTGATATCACTTCTTACGATTACGATGCCATAATGGATGAGGCGGGTAATGTCACTAAGAAGTTCGAAATGATACGTAAAGTCATAGCCGACTTTATCGACGTGCCAAACGAAGAAAGCTGCAATGGTTGCATAGAAACGCAACGCTTGGCTTACGGTAATGTAACGCTAAAGCCCATAACAAATTTACTCTCAGAAGTAGGACGCACTACATTGGCGAAAGGCGAACCACTGTTAGCCGAAAAACCACTCACGTTTGAAAACCTGGATCAGTACTCCGGCCTAGTTTTGTACGAAACCgaattgccacatttggaaaTCGATCCGACAGTTCTCACAGTCAATGAATTGCATGATCGTGCTTTTGTATTTGTAGATGAAGAGTTGGTTGGCACGTTGTCGCGTAAGAACGGTATCTTGTCGGTGCCATTGAGCAAAGGATGGGGTAACGTTCTACAAATTTTGGTAGAAAATCAAGGACGCATCAATTATGAAACTATGAACGATACCAAAGGTATTTTAGGTACGGTAACAGTGGAACGTTTCAATGGCGAAAACAAGAAGTCAAGAATTGGGTCACAACTTCATTTCCGTTGGAAAGTGAACAAATAGTATTGATTTCAGCAACGCTTAAAAGCGAAATGAAAGCAGACGTAGTACCGAAAAGCAAACTTCTACGAAATGGACCTGTAATATATCACGGTGAATTCACAGTAGAAAAACTCGGCGACACTTATCTAAATCCAACCGGTTGGGGCAAGGGTGTGGCTTATGTCAATGGCTTCAATTTGGGACGCTATTGGCCGTTGTTAGGACCTCAAACTACGTTATATCTTCCTAAGGATTTGCTAAATGTTGGCACGAACACGCTGGTTCTTTTGGAATACCAGAGAGCTAACTTAAATGAGGCAACTGGAGAGTATACCGTGACACTCGACGATAAACCTCAGTTAGATGgataattaattgctaattaaagagcgttttgttattgttgtattttctttttttttaactgggaagtgttttttaat
Coding sequences within it:
- the LOC126752572 gene encoding LOW QUALITY PROTEIN: beta-galactosidase (The sequence of the model RefSeq protein was modified relative to this genomic sequence to represent the inferred CDS: inserted 1 base in 1 codon), whose translation is MLNTPKYRLVTVIGLTCLFLSVNGCSAKSLNRTFTIDHVGNTFLMDGLPFRYVSGSFHYFRALPQVWAERLKTMHAAGLNAIDTYIEWSLHNPHDGVYNWDGIADIEGFLELAQKEGLYVVLRPGPYICAERDNGGLPHWLFTKYPEIKVRTTDPYYQLEVSKWYAKLMPRLQRFLYGNGGPIITVQVENEYGAFYACDAKHLLWLRDETEKYVQGNAVLFTTDQPNNGLECGKIEGVHATVDFGIGTNFDEHWRAMRRVQPTGPLVNSEFYPGWLTHWGEENQRRDGMEVADSLRRILEAGASVNFYMFFGGTNFGFTAGANNYGDYVADITSYDYDAIMDEAGNVTKKFEMIRKVIADFIDVPNEESCNGCIETQRLAYGNVTLKPITNLLSEVGRTTLAKGEPLLAEKPLTFENLDQYSGLVLYETELPHLEIDPTVLTVNELHDRAFVFVDEELVGTLSRKNGILSVPLSKGWGNVLQILVENQGRINYETMNDTKGILGTVTVERFNGXKQEVKNWVTTSFPLESEQIVLISATLKSEMKADVVPKSKLLRNGPVIYHGEFTVEKLGDTYLNPTGWGKGVAYVNGFNLGRYWPLLGPQTTLYLPKDLLNVGTNTLVLLEYQRANLNEATGEYTVTLDDKPQLDG